The Methanoregula boonei 6A8 genome has a window encoding:
- a CDS encoding DUF475 domain-containing protein → MEILSILLTIAGLCLFETITSIDNAIINAEVLSTMSQKARRWFLIWGLLFAVFVIRGVLPWLIVWASAPSLGPVGALTATFSSDPAVVAAIAQAAPILLVGGGTFLIFLFLHWIFLEEKEYGICGERYIATKGVWFFAVVSIFLAGLVWLAISKNPMMAFGAVVGSSAFFIVHGFRQNAEEHERKMVSGDLSDISKIFYLEIIDATFSIDGVMGAFAFTMAVPLIIIGNGIGALIVRELTVRNVDTIRNYRYLKNGAMYSILILGIIMILDGFGAGIPEYVSPIATFGIVGYFLYRSIRAAPPAGTT, encoded by the coding sequence ATGGAGATTCTTTCGATTCTCTTAACCATCGCCGGGCTCTGCCTTTTTGAGACGATCACAAGCATTGACAATGCCATTATCAATGCCGAGGTTCTCTCCACCATGTCGCAAAAGGCACGACGGTGGTTCCTGATCTGGGGTCTCCTTTTTGCCGTCTTTGTGATCCGGGGCGTGCTGCCCTGGCTGATTGTCTGGGCCTCAGCACCCTCGCTTGGGCCGGTTGGCGCACTCACCGCAACCTTTTCTAGCGACCCCGCGGTTGTTGCCGCAATCGCCCAGGCCGCCCCGATCCTTCTTGTGGGCGGCGGGACATTCCTTATCTTCCTCTTTTTACACTGGATCTTTTTAGAGGAGAAGGAGTACGGGATCTGCGGCGAGCGTTATATCGCTACAAAGGGTGTCTGGTTCTTTGCCGTGGTCTCAATCTTCCTTGCCGGCCTTGTCTGGCTTGCCATAAGCAAAAATCCCATGATGGCCTTTGGTGCGGTTGTGGGCTCCTCGGCATTTTTCATTGTGCACGGGTTCCGGCAGAATGCAGAGGAGCATGAGAGAAAAATGGTCTCGGGCGATCTCTCCGATATCAGCAAGATCTTTTACCTGGAGATCATCGATGCCACATTCTCCATCGACGGGGTCATGGGAGCCTTCGCGTTTACCATGGCAGTCCCGCTCATCATCATAGGTAACGGGATTGGTGCCCTGATTGTCCGGGAACTGACCGTAAGGAACGTGGACACAATCCGGAATTACCGGTACCTGAAAAACGGGGCCATGTATTCCATCCTCATTTTGGGCATTATCATGATCCTGGATGGCTTTGGCGCCGGCATCCCTGAGTATGTCTCCCCGATCGCCACTTTTGGCATTGTCGGGTATTTCCTGTACCGCTCCATCCGGGCAGCCCCGCCGGCCGGTACTACGTAA
- a CDS encoding YkgJ family cysteine cluster protein, which translates to MVFDCQQCGECCSHLGLVHSITEDRGNYTFVVFNRYTNESNVVVVDPDKQALYDDRAIFDKLPEACPFFRHQPGSEKAFCTVHLTRPDICRDYGCWRMLILSRTGRRAGRIMFSRYLCSEDPFVTRIFTECIDPVHEPDDNRWDDLVIRVLTERGYTVRK; encoded by the coding sequence ATGGTTTTTGACTGCCAGCAGTGCGGGGAATGCTGCAGCCACCTTGGGCTGGTGCACAGCATAACCGAGGATCGCGGAAACTATACGTTTGTGGTCTTTAACCGTTACACAAACGAGTCCAACGTTGTTGTGGTGGACCCGGATAAGCAGGCCCTGTACGATGACCGGGCCATCTTTGACAAACTCCCCGAGGCATGCCCGTTCTTCCGGCACCAGCCCGGTTCCGAAAAGGCATTCTGTACCGTGCACCTGACCCGGCCCGATATCTGCCGGGACTATGGATGCTGGAGGATGCTGATCCTTTCCCGGACCGGAAGGAGGGCCGGGCGGATCATGTTCTCGCGCTACCTCTGCTCGGAGGATCCGTTTGTGACCCGTATCTTTACAGAATGCATCGATCCGGTGCACGAGCCGGACGATAACCGGTGGGACGATCTGGTGATCCGGGTCCTGACCGAACGGGGATATACGGTACGGAAATAA
- a CDS encoding secondary thiamine-phosphate synthase enzyme YjbQ, translated as MFRKIISVTTRREGEILNITPQVAAVVCESGIQDGLVHLFVQHSTAALTTIEYEPGVLADLDRALCVLAPDTADYAHNTKWGDGNGRSHVKAALVGPSLTIPVSGGAPCCGTWQQIVLLELDVNSGRKRTIVCTVTGE; from the coding sequence ATGTTCCGTAAGATTATATCCGTTACCACCCGGCGTGAAGGAGAGATACTCAATATCACGCCGCAGGTAGCTGCTGTTGTTTGTGAGAGCGGGATACAGGACGGCCTTGTACATCTTTTCGTGCAGCACTCGACTGCGGCGCTGACCACGATCGAGTACGAGCCCGGCGTGCTAGCGGATCTCGACCGGGCACTCTGTGTTCTTGCGCCCGATACTGCAGACTATGCCCATAACACGAAGTGGGGGGATGGCAACGGGCGCTCGCATGTAAAAGCCGCGCTTGTGGGCCCGTCTCTTACGATCCCGGTTTCAGGCGGGGCTCCCTGCTGCGGGACATGGCAGCAGATTGTCCTTCTTGAGCTTGATGTAAACTCAGGCAGAAAACGAACCATTGTGTGTACGGTCACCGGCGAATAA
- a CDS encoding 4Fe-4S binding protein, whose product MSSLLRRQILRKTGGMDIPLVGFAPAERWNNPLFEPWVPEAFRPASLVPGTKSVIVIGFPVSLPIVDTAPSIWYHELYHVVNETLDACAYRLATFLTEKGYPSVWVPRDGYGSITVLKENPAAFFSHRHAAFCAGLGTFGENNMLLTPQYGPRVRFASILTSAEIPGDPVLEESLCIRCGRCVSACPVSAVKSGGYPAHLTDKHACACRSEELRDRYLSPCGCCIKVCPVGNDRQQYNRNDMRMYDDHNPLSEPYRRVRDHVRSYGSR is encoded by the coding sequence ATGAGCTCGCTCCTCCGGCGCCAGATCCTCAGGAAAACCGGTGGCATGGATATCCCGCTTGTCGGATTTGCCCCGGCAGAGCGCTGGAACAATCCCCTGTTCGAACCCTGGGTCCCGGAGGCATTCCGGCCGGCATCCCTTGTTCCCGGGACAAAAAGTGTGATCGTGATCGGATTCCCGGTCAGCCTCCCGATCGTGGACACTGCACCGTCCATCTGGTACCACGAGCTGTACCATGTGGTTAACGAGACTCTTGATGCCTGTGCGTACCGCCTTGCCACATTCCTGACTGAGAAAGGTTACCCCTCGGTCTGGGTCCCCCGCGACGGGTACGGGTCGATTACGGTCCTAAAGGAGAACCCGGCAGCTTTCTTTTCCCACCGGCATGCGGCTTTCTGCGCGGGTCTTGGCACATTCGGGGAGAACAACATGCTCCTTACCCCCCAGTACGGCCCCCGGGTCAGGTTTGCTTCCATTCTCACCTCAGCCGAAATCCCCGGTGACCCGGTTTTAGAGGAATCCCTCTGCATCCGTTGCGGGCGTTGTGTATCCGCCTGCCCCGTATCGGCTGTAAAAAGCGGCGGTTACCCGGCACACCTTACCGATAAGCATGCCTGTGCATGCCGGTCAGAAGAACTCCGGGACCGGTACCTGTCCCCGTGCGGGTGCTGCATCAAGGTCTGCCCTGTGGGAAACGACCGGCAGCAGTACAACCGCAACGACATGCGGATGTACGATGACCACAACCCCCTCTCCGAACCCTATCGCCGCGTCCGTGACCATGTCCGATCCTACGGGTCGCGGTGA
- a CDS encoding RimK-like ATPgrasp N-terminal domain-containing protein — protein sequence MNDRWDASAEAGAMPESGGSILSKTAGTASGALPRPVVKKRAAAHVLHRKDHAMVRDSLAVIQRDSACHVIAEDYSYKSEAYYTILAREQAGEATRPSSRDVLDAFVVPVCLERAKRAGIPVAEWGISQAYVPLPAILYGINYFATATDYAVVRDSDQSKDVIKHITNRGKYPFCYQKIDDDAAICTCTAVFGKTTDRCATIAGYAEKLYGLFSIPLVNMVFVRNGDTCALSSLAPTRYTRLSPGERAFLAAYRDHQVFL from the coding sequence ATGAACGATAGGTGGGATGCTTCGGCAGAGGCCGGGGCTATGCCTGAATCCGGGGGCAGCATTCTTTCCAAAACCGCGGGCACAGCATCAGGCGCGCTTCCCCGCCCGGTGGTAAAAAAGCGGGCAGCGGCACATGTCCTGCACCGGAAGGATCACGCCATGGTGCGGGACTCCCTTGCGGTGATCCAGCGGGACAGTGCCTGTCATGTAATTGCCGAGGACTACTCATACAAATCCGAGGCTTACTACACCATTCTTGCCCGCGAGCAGGCAGGCGAGGCAACCCGCCCCTCCAGCCGCGATGTTCTTGATGCATTCGTGGTGCCGGTCTGCCTTGAGCGCGCAAAACGTGCCGGTATCCCGGTAGCAGAATGGGGGATCTCGCAGGCGTACGTTCCCCTGCCGGCCATCCTGTACGGCATCAACTACTTTGCCACGGCTACCGATTATGCGGTGGTACGGGACAGCGATCAGTCAAAGGATGTGATCAAGCACATCACCAACCGGGGCAAGTACCCCTTCTGCTACCAGAAGATCGACGATGATGCAGCGATCTGCACCTGCACGGCAGTCTTTGGGAAGACTACGGACAGGTGTGCGACAATCGCCGGCTATGCGGAGAAACTCTACGGGCTCTTCTCCATCCCGCTTGTGAACATGGTCTTTGTCCGGAACGGCGACACCTGCGCTCTCTCCTCGCTCGCCCCCACGCGGTACACGCGCCTCTCCCCGGGAGAGCGGGCATTCCTTGCGGCGTACCGCGATCACCAGGTGTTCCTATGA